Below is a window of Agrobacterium vitis DNA.
CTGCGGATTATCCGGGTCGATCCCATAATCCTTCAGCTTGCGATAGAGAGTCGAGCGACCGATTCCCAGCTTGCGTGCCACCTGGCTCATCTGGCCCCGGTAGAATTTCAGCGCGAAACGAATCAGTTCTTCCTCGATCTCAGCCAATTGCCGGACATTGCCGCTCTCGTCGATGCTGATGATGACATTGTCCAACGCCACCGGACGTGGGTCCTCGGCGCGGGGGGCCGGGAGCCGATCGATAAAGGCCAGTTCCGGCCGGTCTGCGCCGCGCGGCGCCACCTGTTCCGGCTGGCTTTCAGCCGTGCCCGGTACGCCAGACCAGAATTTGTCCTGCGCCAAACCGCCTGGGATCTGCGCCAGGATCTGCGGGAAATCGCTTTCCGTCAGATCCGTGCCTTCGGCAAGAATCACCGCCCGGTAGATGGCATTTTCCAGCTGGCGGATATTGCCGGGCCAATCGAAGGCCGTCAGCAGTGCAAGCGCACCGGCACCCAGCGACAGGGTACGGGTCAAACGCTGTTCCGCCGAAAACCGCTCGGTAAAGGCGCGCGCCAGGAAGGGAATGTCCTCCTTGCGGCGGCGCAGAGCCGGAATGGTGATGGGGAAGACGTTGAGGCGGTAATAAAGGTCCTCGCGGAACCGGCCAGCCTTGACCTCTTCAATCAGATCCTTGTTGGTGGCCGAGATCAGCCGCACATTGACCTTCTGGGTCTGGCGGGCGCCGATAACCTCGATTTCACCTTCTTGCACAGCCCGAAGCAGCTTGACCTGGGTATCGAGCGGCAATTCGCCGATCTCGTCGAGGAACAGCGTGCCGCCGTCGGCCTCGGCGAACTTGCCAATATGGCGCTCGGTCGCACCGGGGAAAGATCCCTTTTCATGGCCGAACAGAATGCTTTCCACCATATTGGCGGGAATGGCAGCGCAATTGACCGTGACAAACGGCCGCGAGGCGCGGTCGCTGCCCGACTGGATGGCCCGGGCGACCATTTCCTTGCCAACGCCCGATTCGCCTTCCAGCACGACAGGGATATTCGACTGGGCCGCACGGCGCGACAGATCGATGACCCGGGTCATGGCCGGGCTTGCCGAAATAATATCGGAAAAATGCACTGCCCCGGTGCGCGAACGGCGTGCAGGCCGCGTCTTGGCATCGCGCTGATCGACGCGCAGCGCATTGCCGATCGCCGATGCGATCCGCTCCGGCGAGACCGGCTTGACGACGAAATCGAAGGCGCCAGCCCGCATGGCCTGCACCACGGTATCGATGCCGCCCTGACCGGTCTGGACGATGACAGGCACTTCCGCCTCCTGACCACCAATGGCGACCAGGAAATCGAGGCCGGATACGCCCGGCATCATCAAATCCAGCAGGATGACGGAAATCTCCGCCTTGTGCTGACGGAAATAGGCAAGGCCTGCCTCTCCGTCCTCGGCCAGATGGGCAACATGCCCCTGGCTTTCGACAGCGGCCTTCAACAACCGGCGTTGAACCGGATCGTCATCGACAACGAGAATATGAGCGGTCAATTTTAGCTCCCCGAGTCCTTATGGCGTCTGGCGCCGGTTGAAACAATGGACCATGTCCGTAAGCGGCAGAATCAAAAACGCGATCCTGTTCCAAATTCGGCCTTTCCGAATTCGGCCTTTCCGAACCCGGCCACAAACCCTGAAAATGCTGCGCATTTCAGGTTCCCTCCGCAAGCAAAGGCTGTAACCGTCGTCCTTGTCCCGCAAAATGCCATGGAGTTTTGAAAAACAGGTTCCAACATTTGCTAGGATTTTATCTATAGCCCGCCAAACTGTCCGCTTCGATACAATGCCTTAAAAAAAAGACTGCAAAAAGCCATGGAATCCCGGCCTTCGACACAGTCCAATTCCTCCGTGCCGCGATTTTGTCAAATATCGGCACAGACGTCTTTTACCTAAAATGCCAGATCGACGGGTAGAATGGCAAGCGCTGAAATGCACAGACATCTGCCATATGCTGTTGTCGGGTGCCTTTGCCATGCTATGACTGGGGATATCTCATGCCAAACGCATCGGACCGGCGCCTGTTCCATTTTGGTGACGGCACGGCCCGAAAGACCTCAAGGGTGCCATCATGCCTTTCAGCCCCGTTAACCAAACCCGCCTTCCGGCAGCCGAATCCGCAAGCGTATCAGCGCTAAGCCAAGGCCTCGGCACGCTGCCCGAATGGCAGCTCACCGATCTTTATCCAGCCCCCTCGTCGGATCTGTTCAAGGCCGACCTCGCCAAGGCCAGTGAGATGAGCCTGGCCTTCGAGACCAAATGGAAGGGACGGCTGGAAGATGCCGCCACCAAGGATGCAGATCAGGGATTGGGTGCTGCGCTGAAGGAATTCGAAGACCTCGAAGACCTGCTCGGCAAGATCGGCTCCTATGCCGGACTTTATTATTATAGCGAGATGACCAAGCCGGAAAACGGCAAGTTCTTCGGCGACGTGCAGGCCAGGCTGACGGAGCTTGCAGCCCACCTCCTGTTTTTCACGCTGGAGCTGAACCGGCTGGACGATGCAGTGATTGATGCCGCCATTGCCCGTGACCCGGCCACCGCCCATTACAAGCCCTGGCTGATTGATCTCAGGCAAGACAAGCCCTACCAGCTGGATGACAAGCTCGAGCAATTGTTCCTGGAAAAATCCCAGACCGGTTCGGCAGCCTTCAATCGGCTGTTCGACGAGACCCTGGCAAGCCTGCGCTTTGAGATCGACGGCGAACAGCTGACGCTGGAGCCGGTTCTGACCATGTTGCAGGAGGCCGATCCAGCGGTGCGTGAAAAGGCGGCCATGGCGCTGTCCAAGACCTTCAAGGACAATATCCGGATTTTCGTGCTGGTCACCAATACGCTCGCCAAGGACAAGGAAATTTCCGATCGTTGGCGCGGCTTTGCCGACATTGCCGATAGCCGCCATCTGTCCAACCGGGTCGAACGTCCGGTGGTCGATGCGCTGGCGGCTGCCGTGCGCGATGCCTATCCGCGCCTGTCGCACCGCTATTACAAGATGAAAGCCAATTGGCTGGGTATGGAGCAGATGAATTTCTGGGACCGCAACGCCCCCCTGCCCGACAGCATCGACCGGATCATTCCCTGGGACGAAGCCCGCCAGACCGTGCTGTCGGCCTATGGCGGCTTTGCGCCTGAAATGGCGCAGATTGCCGGTCGCTTCTTTGATGGCGGCTGGATCGATGCGCCCGCCCGCCCCGGCAAGGCGCCGGGCGCCTTTGCCCATCCGACCGTGCCGTCTGCCCATCCCTATGTCCTGGTCAACTATCTCGGCAAGCCGCGCGACGTGATGACGCTGGCCCATGAGCTGGGCCACGGCGTGCATCAGGTTCTCGCAGGCGAACAGGGTGCGCTGATGTGCCAGACGCCGCTGACGCTGGCCGAGACCGCCTCGGTATTCGGCGAAATGCTGACCTTCCGGGCGCTTCTGGAAAAGGCCACGGATGCGCGTGAGCGCAAGGCCATGCTGGCCCAGAAGGTCGAGGACATGATCAACACGGTCGTCCGCCAGATTGCTTTCTACGAATTCGAGCGCAAGCTGCACACCGCCCGCAAGGAGGGCGAGCTGACGGCGGAAAAGATTGGCGAACTGTGGCTATCGGTGCAGGAAGAGAGCCTTGGACCGGCCATCAAGGTGTCCGAGGGTTATGAGACCTGGTGGGCCTATATTCCCCATTTCATCCATTCGCCCTTCTATGTCTATGCCTATGCCTTTGGCGATTGCCTGGTCAATTCGCTCTATGCGGTCTACCAGAATGCCGAACAGGGCTTCCAGCAGAAATATTTCGACCTCTTGAAGGCGGGCGGCAGCAAGCATCATTCCGAGCTTCTCGCGCCGTTCGGTCTGGATGCCACCGATCCGTCCTTCTGGGCCAAGGGCCTGTCGATGATCGAAGGGCTGATCGACGAGCTGGAAGCGCTTGACGCCAAAGCCTGAACGGACAGATCGAGCCACGATGGCGAAATCCGAACCGTTTCAACCGTCGATCCTGTTTCGGAATGACAAAAGCGGTGAAACGCTGGTGTTTACCGATCCCGTGGACATCGTCGTCGCTCGGCGGGGCGACGACGTTCTGCCAGCGCTTGCCCAGCTGGAACGCGCCCGCAAGGCGGGCTACTGGCTGGCGGGAGCGCTGGCCTATGAAGCGGGCTTTGTGTTCGAAGACAAGCTGAGGCCGCTGATCCCTGATGGGCGGGACGTACCGCTCCTCCAGTTTGGCATTTTCAACGCGGCAGCCGACGCAGCTCATCCCCTGGGAAACCCACCTCACCCCGAAAGCAACACTCACCTGCTGGGAAGCCCGGTTGCAGCCTGGGATTTCGAAACCTATCGGCAGAAGTTTGAGACCCTGCATCGGCATCTCAGGCAGGGCGATTGCTACCAGGCCAATCTGACCATGCCCATCGAGGCGGCCTATCGGGGCAACCCTCGCGACGTCTTCTGGTCGCTGATCGCCCGTCAGCCGGTCTCATACGGTGCGCTGGTGGACCTCGGCGGTCCGGCCATCGTCTCGCGCTCGCCGGAACTGTTCTTCAAGGTGGATGGCGAAGGGTTTATCGAGACCCATCCGATGAAGGGCACGGCGGCTCGCGGTTCTGATGATGCCGAGGACGAGGCGATCAAGGCGGCAATGCTGACGGACGAAAAGACCCAGGCCGAAAACCGGATGATCGTCGATCTGCTGCGCAACGACATCTCCCGGATCATCGAACCTGACAGCCTGACCGTGCCAAAACTGTTCGACATCGAGACCTATCCGACGCTGCACCAGCTGGTCAGCCATGTGCGCGGCAGGCTTTTGCCTGGAATGGGCCTTGGCGATATTCTCGAAGCGCTTTTTCCCTGTGGCTCGATTACCGGCGCACCGAAGCTGGCCGCCATGCAGATCCTGCACCGGCTAGAGCAAGGACCGCGCGATATTTATTGCGGCGCCATCGGTTTTTGCGATCCGGCAGGCCCGATGCGGTTTTCCGTTGCCATCCGAACCCTGACTTTATTTGATCAACCGGTCGTTTCGGACCATTTCCATGAACAACAGGGGCTTTTCAAAAGCCGCCGGGCGGTTTTCAATGTCGGTGGCGGGATTGTTTTTGATTCGAAGCCTGAACAGGAATATCAGGAATGTCTGCTCAAGGCGCGCTTTGCGGTAGGTGATCAATGGATTTCACGCTGATTGAAACGCTCCGCTGGGAGCCAGGCCAGGGCTTCATCAGGCTCGACCAGCATTTGCGGCGCCTCTCGCGCTCCGCCGATGCGCTGGGCTTTCGCCAGCCGATCAAGCCCGAGGCGGCATTAAAAGAAGTGGTGAGTGGCGATAGCCCACTTCGGGTGCGGCTTGCCATGAATTTTCGCGGCAAGCTGGAAGCAGCGGCAGTTCCCTTCGATCCCATCGGCGAAAACACCATCTGGCGTCTTCGTATTGCGCAAAAGACCCGGCTGAATTCAGAGGACACTCTCTATCGCCACAAGACCTCGCGGCGTGATCCCTATGAGGCTGCCCGCGCCGAGTTTTCCACCGAAGAAGCAGACGAGGTTCTGCTACTGAACGAGCGTGGCGAAATCTGTGAGGGAACGTTCACCAGTGTCTTCGTGCAGGGGCTGGATGGCATGCTGATCACCCCGCCGCTGACCAGCGGGCTCATTCCCGGCATCCTGCGCGCCGAACTGATCCGGGACCGCAAGGCCCGCGCCGATCTGCTGAAACCGGAAAGCCTGAATGGACGAGCGATCTTCGTCGGCAACAGCCTGCGTGGCCTGATCCGCGCCGAGCTGGTAGAAGAACAGCACAAGGCTGTCGCTTAATCCTCATAAACTAAAAAAACAACAGCAACAACATGATCGACCGCCTCATCGAATGGATGATCCTGGTGGTTTTTACGATTTTAATTTTATAATCTAAAATTGAATTGTAAATTTTACTTTGAAAATAAATTCATAATTATTGCAAATAGCATAAGTGAAATTTCTTAAATTGTCATATTAAGAGAATTGATAGATAAAAATACGTATTGATTATTTTAAATAGGTAAATCAATATGAAAAACAATATTTATTACCATAAAATAGGAAATTTAATATGCATTCTATTAGCTTCAATATTTATTATTGGAGTTAGCGCCAACAGTTCTTTTGCTCACATAAAATGGTTTCAATCCTTTAATATTCAAGAGCAACCTATATCACCTGGCCAATTCATGGCGACACCAACATGGTTGCTTGGCCTAGTCCTGAGCCTGCCTGCGCTTTGGGCCTGTGTAGCGCTTGACGCGGCAGGAAAAAACTCTCGGCTTGGCTGGGTTCTGTCCTTGATACGGCAACCCTTTGGCTTCAAGGCCGACGACCTGATCCGTCTCACCGTTGCGTTTTGGCTGTCCTGGCTCTGGATGCTGCCGGAGCCGATCTGGTTGACGCCCGAGCTTAAGGCCGCAGATCCCAGCATACAGTGGATACAACTCGGATTGGCTGCACTTTGCCTCTCGCGCAGGGGAGCTGGTCTGACCGGGCTTGGCTTGATTGGCCTATGGGTTGGCGCGGCGCGGCAATATGGGACCTACCACCTGCTGGATTACCCTCTCTTTCTGGGATTTGCCATCTGCCTGATCTGCATCAGCCTTGACAGGCTTCGGGTTCGGGCTCTGGCCAGCTTCACCGCCCACCGGATCGGGCTTCTCGGCGCAGCAATGTCCTGGACGCTGATGTGGGCTTCTATGGAAAAATGGGCTTTCGCGGATTGGTCGCTGACGCTGCTGTGTGCGCGGCCCTATTTGACGATGGGATTGACGCCAGACGTCTTTCTCAGCCTCTCCGGCTGGTTTGAATTTGGCGCCGCCGCCATGCTGCTGTTGGGCGGCCCCGTTGCCAGCCGGCTATCGGCCTTCGCACTGCTGATGATCTTTGGCTCCGCCGTGCTGGAATTCGGCCGGGTGGATCTGGTTGGACATTTTCCAATCATCGCGGTTCTGGCCATCACCATCTGGAAAGGCAATGGCCAGGTCGGCGCCACCGTCAATCTCAACCATAAACCTGCCCTGAACCGAGCGTTGCTTCTGCCTCTTATCTATCTCGCCGCGCTGTTCGTCACCGGCATCGCTTATATCGGCGGCTGGAATTTCGCCTATGGCGATGGCACCACGCGAGGCTTTTACAGTGATTACGATCTGGCCAGCTTGCTGCTCCTCTGGCTGGTAGCAGCGCTGATCCTCACCATCACCTTTATCTTTGCCGTCGTGCTGGGCCGGCGAGACCGCAAGCGCGCGGCGTCATCGACCTGATCGAATAGCTTCGGGCAAGTCACCATTGCCCGGAGGCAATCTCTCGAAACGCCGTCTTTATTCTGTCGCTGAATTATGCTCTAGGAAGAGAAAGAACCCGGCCATAGCAAGGCCGCGTTCGTCAATCGTGCGCCTATGGCAAACGGCCTTCCAAGGAGAGACTATATGACCACCCAGACCTATCCGGTTTACGGCGAGATCACCGGCCCGATCGTGATGATCGGCTTCGGCTCGATCGGCCGTGGCACGCTGCCGCTGATCGAACGCCATTTCAAGTTCGACAAGAGCCGGATGGTGGTCATCGACCCGCGCAATGACGAAGCTGAATTGCTGGCCAAGCATGGCATCAAGCATATCCAGGCGCATGTCACTAAGGAAAACTACAAGGACCTGCTGAAGCCGCTGCTGACCGAAGGCGAAGGCCAGGGCTTCTGCGTCAACCTGTCGGTCGATACCGGCTCGCTCGACCTGATGAAGCTGTGCCGCAAGCTGGATGTGCTCTATATCGATACCGTTGTCGAGCCTTGGCTGGGCTTCTATTTCGACAAGAACATGAAGAACTCTGAGCGCACTAACTACGCGCTGCGCGAAACCGTTCGCCAGGAAAAGAAAAAGAACCCAGGCGGCACCACCGCCGTTTCCACCTGCGGCGCCAATCCGGGCATGGTCTCCTGGTTCGTCAAGCAGGCGCTGGTCAATATCGCCAACGAGATCGGCCTGAAATTCGAAGAGCCCTCGGTCGATGACCGCGAAGGCTGGGCCAAGCTGATGAAGAAGGTCGGCGTCAAGGGCATTCACATTGCCGAGCGCGACACCCAGCTCGCCAAGACACCGAAGCCGCTCAACGTGTTCTGGAACACATGGTCGGTCGAAGGCTTTATTTCCGAAGGCTTGCAGCCAGCCGAACTTGGCTGGGGTACCCATGAAAACTGGATGCCGAAAAACGCCAAGAAGCACAAGAAGGGCTGCCAGGCGGCGATCTATCTGGAGCAGCCGGGCGCCAATACCCGCGTGCG
It encodes the following:
- a CDS encoding sigma-54-dependent transcriptional regulator translates to MTAHILVVDDDPVQRRLLKAAVESQGHVAHLAEDGEAGLAYFRQHKAEISVILLDLMMPGVSGLDFLVAIGGQEAEVPVIVQTGQGGIDTVVQAMRAGAFDFVVKPVSPERIASAIGNALRVDQRDAKTRPARRSRTGAVHFSDIISASPAMTRVIDLSRRAAQSNIPVVLEGESGVGKEMVARAIQSGSDRASRPFVTVNCAAIPANMVESILFGHEKGSFPGATERHIGKFAEADGGTLFLDEIGELPLDTQVKLLRAVQEGEIEVIGARQTQKVNVRLISATNKDLIEEVKAGRFREDLYYRLNVFPITIPALRRRKEDIPFLARAFTERFSAEQRLTRTLSLGAGALALLTAFDWPGNIRQLENAIYRAVILAEGTDLTESDFPQILAQIPGGLAQDKFWSGVPGTAESQPEQVAPRGADRPELAFIDRLPAPRAEDPRPVALDNVIISIDESGNVRQLAEIEEELIRFALKFYRGQMSQVARKLGIGRSTLYRKLKDYGIDPDNPQKHAA
- a CDS encoding M3 family oligoendopeptidase, coding for MPFSPVNQTRLPAAESASVSALSQGLGTLPEWQLTDLYPAPSSDLFKADLAKASEMSLAFETKWKGRLEDAATKDADQGLGAALKEFEDLEDLLGKIGSYAGLYYYSEMTKPENGKFFGDVQARLTELAAHLLFFTLELNRLDDAVIDAAIARDPATAHYKPWLIDLRQDKPYQLDDKLEQLFLEKSQTGSAAFNRLFDETLASLRFEIDGEQLTLEPVLTMLQEADPAVREKAAMALSKTFKDNIRIFVLVTNTLAKDKEISDRWRGFADIADSRHLSNRVERPVVDALAAAVRDAYPRLSHRYYKMKANWLGMEQMNFWDRNAPLPDSIDRIIPWDEARQTVLSAYGGFAPEMAQIAGRFFDGGWIDAPARPGKAPGAFAHPTVPSAHPYVLVNYLGKPRDVMTLAHELGHGVHQVLAGEQGALMCQTPLTLAETASVFGEMLTFRALLEKATDARERKAMLAQKVEDMINTVVRQIAFYEFERKLHTARKEGELTAEKIGELWLSVQEESLGPAIKVSEGYETWWAYIPHFIHSPFYVYAYAFGDCLVNSLYAVYQNAEQGFQQKYFDLLKAGGSKHHSELLAPFGLDATDPSFWAKGLSMIEGLIDELEALDAKA
- a CDS encoding aminodeoxychorismate synthase component I, with translation MAKSEPFQPSILFRNDKSGETLVFTDPVDIVVARRGDDVLPALAQLERARKAGYWLAGALAYEAGFVFEDKLRPLIPDGRDVPLLQFGIFNAAADAAHPLGNPPHPESNTHLLGSPVAAWDFETYRQKFETLHRHLRQGDCYQANLTMPIEAAYRGNPRDVFWSLIARQPVSYGALVDLGGPAIVSRSPELFFKVDGEGFIETHPMKGTAARGSDDAEDEAIKAAMLTDEKTQAENRMIVDLLRNDISRIIEPDSLTVPKLFDIETYPTLHQLVSHVRGRLLPGMGLGDILEALFPCGSITGAPKLAAMQILHRLEQGPRDIYCGAIGFCDPAGPMRFSVAIRTLTLFDQPVVSDHFHEQQGLFKSRRAVFNVGGGIVFDSKPEQEYQECLLKARFAVGDQWISR
- a CDS encoding aminotransferase class IV family protein, with the protein product MDFTLIETLRWEPGQGFIRLDQHLRRLSRSADALGFRQPIKPEAALKEVVSGDSPLRVRLAMNFRGKLEAAAVPFDPIGENTIWRLRIAQKTRLNSEDTLYRHKTSRRDPYEAARAEFSTEEADEVLLLNERGEICEGTFTSVFVQGLDGMLITPPLTSGLIPGILRAELIRDRKARADLLKPESLNGRAIFVGNSLRGLIRAELVEEQHKAVA
- a CDS encoding homospermidine synthase — encoded protein: MTTQTYPVYGEITGPIVMIGFGSIGRGTLPLIERHFKFDKSRMVVIDPRNDEAELLAKHGIKHIQAHVTKENYKDLLKPLLTEGEGQGFCVNLSVDTGSLDLMKLCRKLDVLYIDTVVEPWLGFYFDKNMKNSERTNYALRETVRQEKKKNPGGTTAVSTCGANPGMVSWFVKQALVNIANEIGLKFEEPSVDDREGWAKLMKKVGVKGIHIAERDTQLAKTPKPLNVFWNTWSVEGFISEGLQPAELGWGTHENWMPKNAKKHKKGCQAAIYLEQPGANTRVRTWCPTPGPQYGFLVTHNESISIADYFTVEKDGEVAYRPTCHYAYHPANDAVLSLHEMFGNGGTAQPVLHVLDENELVDGIDELGVLLYGHEKNAYWYGSRLSLEETRRIAPYQNATGLQVTSAVLAGMVWAIENPKAGIVEADEVDYKRCLEVQSPYLGPVEGHYTDWTPLDGRPGLFPEDLDTKDAWQFKNILVR